GCTCCTTATTGTGTCTAGATCAAAGTCCGCTTCCTGCTTGGTATTGCTTCAGACTAGTCAAAAGGGATGGCGCTTGAGAAAGAACCGGGTTTCTctaggtaagtaggtaggcAGTCTTAATACTGTAGTAGAAGTAATTAGCACGGTCGTTCCTGGTTTCAGggccgagatcttcttgttcGCAGTCAAGGAAAGCCACCATCTAGGGCTCTCGTCTTCCCAGCTCTTTTGTTATTCAAGCTGTACCTAAGTAGGTATGTACAAAGGGAGAAAATAAGCATTCGAAACTCACCGTATCTTGAGAGGGGTTGTCGGGACAATATtgtgaagaacaaggttcCTCAAACAACGATGCCAGATATGCGAAAATACCAGAACAGTCGGAGACGACAAGTAAGGATTGAAAGACACTTCGGAAGTGTACTCAGAGACGTGACTAGGAAAAGGTATCTACCAGATCGACCTtggtaggtaaggtacctactagGCACTCAGGTGGGCAGGTTGGTATAGTTGAAGACAATGGAATATcaaaggaagaggagatgcaggtgATTCAGATGATTTTGATACATCCCAAGTCGTAAGGTAAGTACCTAACCAACCACCTCAACCTTAATgtactaggtacctaagcTAGTAGAGGGCCAGAAGTCTGGGGAAGGAGATGAGGGGTAATTGAAGAGGGGCTACCTAGCCAGGTCTGACTTTCAGGGGGGAAGGAGCGTGTCAGTAGGTGCTCCGAAAGCCCTGTGAGCCTCAGGAAACATTATGAGGCATGAAGGGCATGCGCGGATTCCAGCTGCGCGGCGCAAGGAACAGGAGGCCAGTAGCATCTTATGCCGGAGGAGGCTGCCAAGCACTGCTCTTCATACACTTAGTAGGTACTTAGTATTGAGAAATGCCAGGGAAGTATGTGATAACAATGGAACCTAGGATACGTGTGATAGTCGTGACCAAGGAGCAAACATTTGCAGCACGAGGAGAGCCCGAGGGTGACCGAGGCGAGGCGATTGTATCATCATTGGCAGGAAATTTTGTATTGACATTGAAAGATTAGTACTTTGGTGTATTAATTAAAGTAAGGGCAATACAGAGTTGGTCCAACATGACCAGGTTCAAAGATATGGGGCCATCCATATCTATCCTGATTCTGTGATATGAGCACAtgtcttgacaagctcagtACCGATCAATGTTTGAAGGACTTCACGGGACGAACACCACGGAGTCAAGCGATGCCCCTGAAAAAACCAACAGTTCCTCTTCCCTCAACCATATTCACATGCTATCACTGAACAACGTCGTAAGCATGTGCTATGAATGGTCAGAGGGTGGTGGCTGACACCATTGGGTAAGATGTATGAGGGAAAGACGGGCTCATAGACGTATAGAGGATCAGCCGAGAAGTCTCTTTGTTATCGCCTTGGGCATGCAATATACTGGATCGACTGCCTCGAGACCTGGATAGCCCAGAAGACTAAGACCACACAAGCCGAACTGGGTATGCCAAACATCGACCATATTACCAGGTCGATCAGAGATACCACCAGTTTCGGTATCTTGACATTTGAGAATGAAAGCGATAAGTGCATCGCGGTCAATCCAATGCGTGCGCTCGATCATGGCGAGACTGCTCAATACCCACCAGCTGTAGCACACATCCTCGTCTTTTTCGGGTCGACCGTTAAGGCCACCACAGGGAACTTGTCTCTCGCTCAACCATCGGCcgagcttctctttgtcCACGAGATCAAGCCGACCAACTATTGCGAGGGCGGCAACGCAAGTAAAGATCTGACCCGAATGCGACTCCGCACCAGGCCCTGTTCCATAGCCACCGTCAAAGTTGGCACAAGCGATAATGTGTGCAACAGCCTTGTCGACGTTGACAAGGGACATAAGACCGAGCAAGGACAGGGCATTGAATGCACCGTACAAGAACCGGGTATCCTCCTCGCCCCATTCATCCCCGGCAAATGTGCCGGTCTCTTGATTCTGCAGTCCCGCGATGACTGTTGGTGGTCAGTGTGTGCATAGGAGGCACTGTGGACCTTGCAAAATACCTACACTTGCCAACCTGGttcttgcctttgccttttgtTTCCAGTTGGTCGAGAGCATCCGTCATGGCGAGAATCTGCACAGCACTTACTGTGGATAGCATGTGAGCATCATGGCCAGGTGCCGCACCGAACCCGCCATTTTCATGCTGGCAGGAGAGAGTGAAATCGATGACATCCTGTCGAGGGAGAGCCTCTGGCCGTcccaggaggaagagtgCGTTTAATCCCCAATACAAGCCATTGAGTCGCAGATGCTCGGTAAGCCAGTAGTCGAGCTCATCCTTTCTTGTATCCAAGCTCTGGACATACTTCACGTGAGCATCGACAGAGAGTTCTGTACCTTTTTGGCCTGTCGAGTCTTGGGACATATTGTCAAAGGATGAAGTAAGTTGAACGAATTCGCTGAGGTTGACACGGAGAGAATTTTCTATGTGGGCTGTTACGTAAGCGTTGCCTGGCCACCTACCTAGTGGTCACGGTAAGAAACTTTACGGACCTCATCTACCTACCCTTGACCACCTAGCATTATCTAGGTCTCTACAGAGTAGTAGATAATCTGACAAATATCTTGTTCTAATAATGGGGTGGCCATGTTGAAAGAATTGTTTGAAAATAGAGAACAGTTAAATGTACCTGAAGGTCTTTCCAAAAGACAAATGCACGGTACCAAGCCTTGCAAGCTATTTAGTGTATGAGTGCGTTCTAAGAGCCCCAACATAAACACACTTGGTCAAATGAATATAAATGGGTCACATTCTATCTAGAATTCGGTAATATCTTCTAAGTGCTTACCTATATCATATCTCTAATTTGATATATGGTGGGATAACAGTTTATGCGACTTATTTAGAGATACAATGTTGGCCCAGCTGGGACTGTCTTTAATTCAGGAAGGCGTGGAAAACTCCACAAAAGCATCCTACCTATGGGTATAACcccctctcatcatcaaccgcgAGTCACCAGATAGACAACCCTAGTACCCAGAGGCGACCATCGTATCGGCCAAAATCATGCACAAAGAATATTTCACCGCCAACGATGGATGCAAAATCGCCTTCCAGTCTTCCTTACCACTGAAGGAAGTTGCAGGAGTTGCACCCGAGAAATGTGTCCTGCTCATGCACGGCTTCAGTGGCTCTAGCGATTACTTCATCCGCAACTTTACGTCCCTGAGCAAATCACTCTGGGTTGTTGCCCCAGACATGCGAGGACATGGGGACTCCAGCCAAACTCGTGGTGGTTATCATGTCGCGCGGTTGGCCGCTGATCTTTCAGGCCTTGTTGCTCATATTCACAAGGCAGCATCTGTCAGTATTGTGCCTGTTGGATGTTCGATTGGCGCCGCTGTACTCTGGACTTACGTGGAACTCTTTGGTTGCAATGACTTTGCGGGGTTTGTATTTGTTGATCAGGCACCTCTGCAAGACCGTTCAGTGTTTGATGGATGGGACGAGAGCAAGGCGCATACCGGATGTTACGACGAGAAGACCATGCTTGCCGCACAATACAGCTGGATCAATAACTCTCAGAAGGCGCATCTCGACCTTGCAATAGGCTGCTTAGGATATCGATATGCCccaaaggaggaggaggggattTCGGCTGAGcaacaagccaaagatgaagcCTTCTTTACGAACATCAGTGCGAAATGCGATCAAACATGGCTAGCACGACTACTGGCAGACCATACTCGCTACGACCACCGGGAAGCCATTGAAACAATCACGGTTCCGGTGTTGGTTATGGCCGGTCGACGATCAAGCTGCTTTCCACTCGAAGGAATGCTCGAGAGCGTGAGACGCGTAGAGAAGTCAAGGCCAGGACTAGCAAGGTCATCGGTGTTTGATTCTGGACATTGGCTATTTTACGAGGAATCAGAGAGATTCAACAAAGAGATTGCGGAATTTGTTAACTCATGCCTGGTAGATGTCGATCGGGCCAACAGCCAGCCGTTTGGTCGGAGTCCAGAATTGAAATGAAgacatacctaggtagtgGCTACGCCctagaaaaagaagaaaagtgTAATTTGCTAGCTGATCAAGTACAATCATGAAATAATTGGCAAACGGTGAAAAATGACCGTGAAACATGGCATCACTTGGTTGGGTTATCCAATCGTTGAAGCTTGTGGTCAGCGTATACACCAAGCTTTTCAACATGTGATTCGGCCTGACCATCATATGTTCTGCCCAAGGTCGCACGTCTCGATACAGCAACATGGCTTCAGACACTTGGGCTTACCGAAAATTGTGAGAAAGCATGACAAGATGTTACCTGTTTACATGATACAATGCAAGAATGTTGATTCAACCAGGGTATCATTGtaaggctgagatgatgaataATGATAACATGGGCAACGCATGAGACGAATTTGATCCTCTGCACTACGTTTCATGTAGGCCGACACTCTTGGCAATGGGTTGCCAGGTTCTAACTGACAGGGAGATCATGACATGGGTTATCTGTCAAACCAAGCAAGATACAATCCACATTTGGCAACGTGGCGGCTGAAGCTGACGACGTCAAATCTTCTGAGTGGGTGTTTGGTGTTTGTCTTTGAATTCATATAAGAGAATATACGACGCTGGAAATACGCAATTTCATCAAACTCACGAGAGGGATCCATGAGGCCTCATCTCGTCGACTCTATAACCGATCCATCTGCACTTTCGACAGGTAAGCGGCTGGCATATGCCACACCCCATGTAATACGAATGGCATCGACTTTCAAGGCAGAGGTGTCAAAATAAGGTGGCGCTATCTCGTGAAGGGCGTTGCGCCTTCGA
This region of Fusarium verticillioides 7600 chromosome 3, whole genome shotgun sequence genomic DNA includes:
- a CDS encoding geranylgeranyl transferase type-2 subunit beta; translated protein: MSQDSTGQKGTELSVDAHVKYVQSLDTRKDELDYWLTEHLRLNGLYWGLNALFLLGRPEALPRQDVIDFTLSCQHENGGFGAAPGHDAHMLSTVSAVQILAMTDALDQLETKGKGKNQVGKFIAGLQNQETGTFAGDEWGEEDTRFLYGAFNALSLLGLMSLVNVDKAVAHIIACANFDGGYGTGPGAESHSGQIFTCVAALAIVGRLDLVDKEKLGRWLSERQVPCGGLNGRPEKDEDVCYSWWVLSSLAMIERTHWIDRDALIAFILKCQDTETGGISDRPGNMVDVWHTQFGLCGLSLLGYPGLEAVDPVYCMPKAITKRLLG